A genome region from Hymenobacter tibetensis includes the following:
- a CDS encoding enoyl-CoA hydratase/isomerase family protein, which yields MDNMPTQELEALRFIRYEAQDAIGYITLNRPDKRNALSADMVSELKLAFDFAEDDEACKVVVLRAEGEAFCAGADLAYIQELQGFGYTDNLLDSTHLMQLFHQIYTLKKVVVAQVQGHALAGGCGLASICDFAFAVPEAKFGYTEVKIGFLPAIVSVFLVRKIGEARTKQLLLTGEVVSAQKAAELALINEVVTADSLANHVYTFARRLCVENSAQSMALTKEMLARIPEMPLEDSLRYAAQMNAEARGSLDCRRGIAAFLAKEKMNWEN from the coding sequence ATGGATAATATGCCCACCCAAGAGCTGGAGGCCCTGCGCTTCATTCGCTACGAGGCGCAAGACGCCATCGGCTATATAACCCTCAACCGCCCCGACAAGCGAAACGCTCTAAGCGCCGACATGGTATCGGAACTGAAGCTGGCCTTCGACTTTGCCGAGGACGACGAAGCCTGCAAGGTAGTAGTGCTACGCGCCGAAGGAGAAGCCTTTTGCGCCGGTGCCGACCTGGCCTACATCCAAGAATTGCAAGGCTTCGGGTACACCGATAACTTGCTGGATTCCACGCACCTGATGCAGTTGTTTCATCAGATATACACGCTCAAAAAGGTGGTGGTGGCGCAAGTTCAGGGCCATGCACTGGCCGGCGGTTGCGGCCTAGCCAGCATCTGCGACTTCGCTTTTGCCGTGCCCGAAGCCAAGTTTGGCTACACCGAAGTGAAAATCGGCTTCTTGCCTGCTATTGTGAGTGTGTTTCTAGTGCGCAAAATAGGGGAGGCTCGGACCAAGCAGCTTTTGCTTACGGGCGAGGTGGTTTCAGCTCAGAAGGCGGCGGAACTTGCCTTAATCAACGAAGTAGTAACCGCTGACTCGTTGGCTAACCACGTTTATACTTTTGCTCGGAGGCTTTGCGTGGAAAACTCCGCTCAGAGCATGGCGTTGACCAAGGAAATGCTGGCCCGTATCCCAGAAATGCCTCTGGAAGATAGCTTACGCTATGCGGCGCAAATGAACGCTGAGGCTCGCGGCTCCCTCGACTGTCGCCGCGGCATTGCCGCGTTTTTAGCGAAAGAGAAGATGAATTGGGAAAACTAG